In one Pseudodesulfovibrio tunisiensis genomic region, the following are encoded:
- a CDS encoding DVU_1557 family redox protein yields the protein MSVIKVPEADSSGWECAVCGVALRPCAVELEYLDSRFNVELPACPECGMVFIPEDLALGRMAQVERLLEDK from the coding sequence ATGAGCGTGATCAAGGTTCCCGAGGCCGACTCCTCGGGCTGGGAATGTGCGGTCTGTGGCGTGGCGCTGAGACCCTGCGCCGTGGAACTGGAGTATCTGGACAGCCGGTTCAACGTGGAACTGCCTGCGTGCCCCGAATGCGGCATGGTGTTCATTCCCGAGGACCTTGCTCTTGGCAGGATGGCGCAGGTGGAACGGTTGCTGGAGGACAAGTGA
- the trsM gene encoding DVU_1556 family methyltransferase has translation MTVPDAPLWERAGLRQVAGQTLRPGGFALTDRAAEHAGLVPGWRVLDVGSGLGATVRRLRSRYGAAAYGVEMSASQMSRAGHSPWFVQGTGHALPFAGGVFRMVLCECVLSLFPDWRIGLNELGRVLVPGGWLAVSDLCGVPQASCPSGGCADRPLPVETVRIFLEENGFSVSLLEDHSRMLRDLAARLLLAGESGACVSHSGLGYFLMIAQKNGVAHAG, from the coding sequence GTGACCGTGCCGGATGCACCGCTGTGGGAACGCGCCGGACTCCGGCAGGTCGCCGGACAGACCTTGCGTCCGGGCGGATTTGCACTCACGGATCGGGCTGCGGAACATGCCGGGCTTGTCCCGGGCTGGCGCGTGCTGGACGTGGGCAGCGGCCTTGGAGCCACGGTGCGTCGGCTGCGTTCCCGGTACGGGGCGGCTGCCTATGGCGTGGAGATGTCCGCCAGTCAGATGTCCCGGGCCGGACATTCGCCGTGGTTCGTGCAGGGAACCGGACACGCGTTGCCCTTTGCGGGCGGCGTGTTTCGCATGGTACTGTGCGAGTGTGTGCTTTCCCTGTTTCCGGATTGGCGAATCGGGCTGAACGAGTTGGGCCGGGTGCTTGTCCCGGGCGGCTGGCTCGCGGTTTCCGATCTGTGCGGCGTACCTCAGGCATCCTGTCCCTCCGGAGGTTGCGCAGATCGGCCGCTTCCGGTTGAAACCGTGCGGATTTTTCTGGAGGAGAACGGATTTTCCGTTTCCCTGTTGGAGGATCATTCCCGGATGCTTCGCGATCTGGCTGCAAGGCTGCTTCTTGCCGGTGAATCCGGTGCTTGTGTTTCGCATTCCGGGCTTGGGTATTTCCTGATGATCGCGCAAAAAAACGGAGTGGCCCATGCTGGATGA
- a CDS encoding DVU_1555 family C-GCAxxG-C-C protein, whose product MLDDVGLRMMELGGRGYCCSQILMLLALDEMGRENPDLVRASAGLCNGIGDCSGPCGVLTGAACLLALHGAKGTDFEESDDRLPLMLEQLRTWFTDQVAGQFGGVACADILEGECGGPNPERCGGLVADAYARVREILVENGIDPSEGREA is encoded by the coding sequence ATGCTGGATGATGTCGGTCTTCGCATGATGGAACTGGGCGGCAGGGGATATTGTTGCAGCCAGATACTGATGCTCCTTGCCCTTGACGAGATGGGACGGGAAAATCCCGATCTGGTGCGGGCTTCGGCTGGGCTGTGCAATGGAATCGGAGATTGCTCCGGGCCATGCGGCGTGCTCACCGGAGCCGCCTGCCTGTTGGCATTGCATGGAGCCAAAGGCACGGATTTCGAGGAGTCGGACGACCGTCTGCCTCTGATGCTGGAACAGTTGCGTACGTGGTTCACGGATCAGGTCGCCGGACAGTTCGGCGGGGTGGCCTGTGCCGACATTCTGGAAGGGGAATGCGGCGGTCCCAATCCCGAGCGATGCGGCGGGCTGGTTGCGGATGCCTATGCAAGGGTGCGCGAGATTCTGGTCGAAAACGGCATTGATCCCTCGGAAGGACGGGAGGCGTAA
- the trsS gene encoding radical SAM (seleno)protein TrsS yields the protein MSIARSVCPICLRAIPGHHETENHVTRLVKTCPEHGEFRTVVWRGSPDFDEWARPKIPSQPRTPFTAVDQGCPFDCGLCPEHRQHTCTAVMEITWRCNLGCPVCFASSGREAPPDLTLEEIGGLLDRVELASGFCNIQLSGGEPTVRRDLGDVIRLAKSHGFPFIQLNTNGLRLGLEPDYAQELAQAGLDSVFLQFDGLEDGIYTVLRGRPLLEIKLAAVDNLARAGIGVVLVPTVVPGVNEHGLGAILRFAAEHSPGVRGVHFQPVSYFGRYPEPPRDDQRITLPEVMRLLEEQTGGEVRTTDFLPPGCEHAHCSFHANYMVTEQGELKRLSSSGCGCTAQRAEAGADKAKAFVRRQWSGQDASNSAVDELRPPDDLDRFIARAATHTLAVSGMAFQDAWTLDLERLRGCCIHEVSPDGRLIPFCAYNLTSASGETLYRGHCRAHAVS from the coding sequence ATGTCGATAGCCAGAAGCGTTTGCCCCATCTGCCTGCGTGCCATTCCGGGGCACCATGAAACCGAAAATCACGTGACCCGGCTGGTCAAGACGTGTCCGGAACACGGCGAGTTTCGCACCGTGGTCTGGCGTGGTTCCCCGGACTTCGACGAGTGGGCGCGGCCCAAGATTCCCTCGCAGCCACGGACACCGTTCACGGCTGTCGACCAGGGGTGTCCCTTTGATTGCGGTCTGTGTCCGGAGCATCGGCAGCATACCTGTACTGCGGTCATGGAAATCACGTGGCGATGCAATCTCGGATGCCCTGTCTGCTTTGCCTCGTCCGGCAGGGAAGCGCCGCCCGATCTGACTTTGGAGGAAATCGGCGGGCTGCTGGATCGCGTGGAACTGGCTTCCGGGTTCTGCAACATTCAGCTCTCCGGCGGTGAGCCCACGGTGCGCCGTGATCTGGGCGACGTGATCCGTCTGGCCAAGTCGCACGGGTTTCCGTTCATCCAGCTCAACACCAACGGCCTGCGACTGGGGCTGGAACCGGACTATGCGCAGGAACTGGCGCAGGCCGGGCTGGATTCCGTGTTTCTGCAATTCGACGGACTGGAGGACGGCATTTACACGGTGCTTCGCGGGCGGCCGTTGCTGGAAATCAAGCTGGCAGCCGTGGATAATCTGGCCCGGGCCGGAATCGGCGTGGTGCTGGTGCCCACGGTCGTGCCGGGCGTGAACGAACACGGTCTTGGTGCGATCCTGCGTTTTGCCGCCGAACATTCCCCGGGTGTGCGCGGCGTGCATTTTCAGCCCGTGAGCTATTTTGGACGCTATCCCGAACCGCCCCGGGATGACCAGCGCATCACGCTGCCCGAGGTCATGCGACTGCTGGAGGAACAGACCGGCGGCGAAGTGCGGACAACGGATTTTCTGCCCCCGGGATGTGAACATGCCCATTGTTCGTTTCATGCAAACTACATGGTTACGGAGCAGGGGGAGCTGAAGCGGCTGTCCTCTTCCGGGTGCGGATGCACGGCACAACGCGCCGAGGCCGGGGCGGACAAGGCCAAGGCATTCGTGCGCAGACAATGGAGCGGACAGGATGCGTCGAATTCGGCCGTGGACGAACTGCGGCCTCCGGATGATCTGGATCGGTTCATTGCCCGGGCTGCCACCCACACGCTGGCCGTGTCCGGCATGGCGTTTCAGGATGCATGGACATTGGATCTGGAACGGCTGCGGGGGTGCTGCATCCATGAGGTGTCACCGGATGGGAGGCTGATTCCGTTCTGTGCCTACAACCTGACTTCCGCGAGTGGAGAAACGCTTTATCGGGGGCACTGTCGTGCACATGCCGTATCTTGA
- a CDS encoding DVU_1553 family AMP-dependent CoA ligase: MPYLDRWMARRMGVQVLPSARDVRLWQLARLRELLVHARKNSPFYAERLAGVDADSIRSLRDLARIPMTRPEHLRDNPDAMLCVSRDEIARVVTLNSSGTTGTPKRIFNTEGDQERIRDFFSHGMANMLRPGETALLLLPADRPGGVGRLLMDSLERMGAGGVAHGSADNGAEAVDHLLASDAQCVVGSPAQVNALASVWERRGLPPGHVHSVLLCWDAIPDAVVGHVTRALGCKVFRHWGMMETGLGGAVECAPGSGMHIREADVLLEIIDPVSGELLPDGEAGEIVTTMLFRWGMPLVRYRTGDRGRILPGICACGSPLRRLDSQVRRMAEGVETGYGRLTLAQLDEVLYAIPELIDFHAAWHPGESLLEVTAFGHSSRLGNLVRNELEALTNLGPDANVSVEVRHEDGPAVPGLAKRRIRIGR, encoded by the coding sequence ATGCCGTATCTTGATCGCTGGATGGCCCGGCGCATGGGCGTGCAGGTGCTTCCCTCGGCCCGGGATGTCCGGCTGTGGCAGCTTGCCCGGCTGCGGGAGCTTCTCGTGCATGCCCGGAAAAACAGTCCGTTTTACGCCGAGCGGCTGGCTGGAGTGGATGCGGATTCGATTCGTTCCCTGCGTGATCTGGCCCGGATTCCCATGACGCGGCCCGAACATCTGCGGGACAATCCGGATGCCATGCTGTGCGTGTCCCGCGACGAGATCGCCCGGGTGGTGACGTTGAACAGCTCCGGCACCACCGGGACGCCGAAACGGATTTTCAATACCGAGGGAGATCAGGAGCGGATCAGGGATTTCTTCAGTCATGGCATGGCCAACATGCTCCGGCCGGGAGAGACCGCATTGCTGCTTCTGCCTGCGGACAGACCCGGCGGAGTGGGCCGATTGCTGATGGATTCGCTCGAACGCATGGGGGCGGGTGGCGTGGCACATGGTTCGGCGGACAATGGCGCTGAAGCCGTGGACCATCTGCTTGCCTCGGATGCCCAATGTGTGGTGGGCTCGCCTGCGCAGGTGAACGCGCTGGCTTCGGTCTGGGAACGGCGGGGGCTGCCGCCCGGACATGTGCATTCCGTGCTGCTGTGCTGGGATGCGATTCCCGACGCGGTTGTCGGGCATGTGACCCGGGCCTTGGGCTGCAAGGTCTTTCGGCATTGGGGCATGATGGAGACCGGGCTTGGTGGAGCTGTGGAGTGTGCTCCGGGATCGGGCATGCATATTCGCGAGGCGGACGTGCTTCTGGAAATCATTGATCCGGTTTCCGGGGAATTGCTGCCGGACGGTGAAGCCGGGGAAATCGTGACTACCATGCTTTTTCGCTGGGGCATGCCACTTGTCCGCTACCGGACCGGAGACAGGGGGCGCATTCTGCCGGGAATCTGTGCCTGCGGCAGTCCGCTTCGCCGACTGGATTCGCAGGTGCGACGCATGGCCGAGGGCGTGGAAACCGGGTATGGAAGATTGACTCTGGCGCAATTGGACGAGGTCTTGTATGCCATACCGGAATTGATTGATTTTCATGCCGCATGGCATCCGGGCGAGTCGTTGCTGGAAGTGACGGCATTCGGCCATTCCTCGCGACTGGGGAATTTGGTTCGAAACGAACTGGAAGCGCTGACGAATCTTGGGCCGGACGCGAACGTGTCGGTC